Proteins encoded together in one Phaeodactylum tricornutum CCAP 1055/1 chromosome 25, whole genome shotgun sequence window:
- a CDS encoding predicted protein codes for MATSVSAAAESAVKKLARLPANTCCPNCGTQKKFGFGTVCIKYLTFVCDACKTSHQAISHRCKSLTMSSWTMEEVLLLKKNGNERARATWLATAPPVGQGGRPQQGDPIETFKAFVVNAYEHKSYYGNGGDDAAVSPATPECRPAVASAPRVVAPLPPAQPAAPPAMAAPTVDLLDFGGALDAPAPPVARDSNNLFDPFGTTTQYRSSNPLPSDPFGGSQMSSVSTPVPASTSTAGPSFDPFGSSVSSTTANSSVHHKQQTGNGFVPSASLPSSTTTLSTFDPFASNGTLHVPGSLGGPTSDPTPVLKRNVNSGADTGSIHSSNIGMSAMTRNFAATNLSNNSMNMMQSGVAPMHTMNSNMMGHQHPTNFLTSGSSNAGMNVMGGISNSTMSMLGGQTMTNGKGCNWSGTMPMSANTGNHYGGVGMLQSQQHQSSTSHSPGVSTNRISQDFGPINVKTSNNNDPFSDCKY; via the coding sequence ATGGCGACTTCCGTATCGGCTGCGGCGGAGTCGGCCGTGAAAAAGCTCGCGCGTCTTCCTGCGAATACGTGTTGTCCGAACTGTGGGACACAGAAAAAGTTTGGTTTCGGGACGGTTTGCATCAAATACTTGACGTTCGTATGCGATGCCTGCAAAACATCGCACCAGGCCATTTCGCACCGCTGCAAATCCCTCACGATGAGTAGCTGGACGATGGAAGAAGTGctcttgttgaaaaagaatggcAACGAACGAGCACGCGCGACTTGGCTAGCGACGGCACCGCCGGTGGGACAAGGCGGACGTCCTCAGCAGGGTGATCCCATTGAGACTTTCAAAGCGTTTGTTGTCAACGCATACGAACACAAAAGCTACTACGGAAATGGGGGTGATGATGCCGCGGTATCCCCGGCGACTCCAGAATGCCGCCCAGCTGTCGCCAGTGCCCCACGCGTGGTGGCGCCACTGCCTCCCGCGCAACCCGCTGCTCCACCAGCGATGGCGGCGCCTACTGTTGATTTGCTCGATTTTGGAGGAGCCTTGGATGCACCGGCACCGCCCGTAGCTCGAGACAGCAACAACTTGTTTGACCCTTTTGGTACCACAACGCAATACAGATCGTCAAACCCCCTACCGTCGGATCCATTCGGAGGTTCTCAAATGTCCAGCGTCTCCACTCCGGTACCGGCATCGACATCTACGGCGGGGCCCTCGTTCGATCCGTTCGGCAGTAGTGTTTCGAGTACCACAGCAAATTCCTCGGTCCATCACAAGCAACAGACTGGGAATGGGTTTGTTCCCTCTGCTAGCCTTCCATCCAGTACCACGACATTGTCCACGTTTGATCCGTTCGCCTCGAACGGCACACTGCACGTACCGGGTAGCCTGGGTGGTCCGACTTCTGATCCTACACCAGTGCTGAAAAGAAATGTCAACTCGGGCGCGGACACTGGTTCGATCCACTCTAGCAATATTGGCATGTCAGCAATGACAAGGAATTTTGCGGCTACTAATCTGAGCAACAATAGTATGAATATGATGCAATCCGGTGTGGCTCCCATGCACACAATGAATTCCAACATGATGGGACATCAGCACCCGACTAATTTTTTGACGAGTGGGAGTTCCAATGCTGGTATGAATGTGATGGGCGgaatcagcaacagcaccaTGAGCATGCTGGGAGGACAAACAATGACGAACGGTAAAGGATGCAACTGGAGCGGCACAATGCCGATGAGCGCCAATACAGGAAATCACTATGGGGGCGTTGGAATGTTACAGTCACAGCAGCACCAGTCATCCACATCGCACTCGCCAGGAGTTTCGACCAATCGCATTTCGCAAGACTTTGGCCCGATCAATGTCAAAAcatccaacaacaatgatCCCTTTTCGGATTGCAAATACTAA
- a CDS encoding predicted protein, which translates to MDESSASFVQHERLWVTAEAAITGAEWRGSPHEQNYQRQASHESPSRMLLVRAESQQRLRVADFSTSGSNKPSSAESSGLSPFPTKVYNILQRHRVSHIHIEFANRASDTFPLPHSKELQQQQHQDQRDGPMPLSGPSGVSVRAEFWPFDSLYHRDPLGFDGSYNRNDSNNKYHTGPATYTTRFHALLQDLVADRILLAPVVSLDKPRLRRDVHTRSTPPFNPPATANGTRPSTVTVETILPTEVAPAAVESFQAFANLATCTALFANADAWSNFWVGAQDATTPSKRKWQLATTTPLSRRTMYWDLSANEACFVREYRGDGETSDACVYRFTHGLSYAVIGPADSSSHPTVAEIVPITRLETCPFSPLVQLDVLVHDETSLSATLVSRQTLTPDTELPHASLEALEQSRSAYRQRGFWRLIVGLDRRKGVANSGRLWMTVENDHDCAATGIVLQQIPQIIQPIWSTLTLITESYATDVAEISYLAWADLDQHSLQVLENGSLEFLFTHILPPKSSLTFSIDYNPSFLPFETFPGDANRGFELPPARVFLQSSCVSNKTTAQPFVVNTTLYGESLLLMAPLPDMSMPFNVLSLCCTLYAFVLGSILNLVTRKASEKIKYSMDPSAKPKSKLDRVREKARTTYDRIGAKCRGRRAMEEHENGAKLKNE; encoded by the coding sequence ATGGACGAATCTTCAGCCTCGTTTGTACAACACGAGCGTCTTTGGGTGACGGCGGAAGCCGCCATCACGGGAGCAGAATGGCGCGGGTCTCCACACGAACAAAACTACCAACGACAGGCATCCCACGAGAGCCCGTCACGAATGCTACTGGTGCGTGCAGAGTCTCAGCAACGTTTACGAGTAGCGGATTTTTCCACTAGCGGATCCAATAAACCATCATCCGCAGAGTCTTCCGGGCTCAGTCCTTTTCCAACGAAGGTTTACAACATCTTGCAACGACATCGAGTTTCCCATATACACATAGAGTTCGCCAACCGCGCGTCAGATACGTTTCCTCTCCCTCATTCAAAGGAactgcagcagcaacaacatcagGATCAACGAGACGGCCCAATGCCGCTGTCAGGTCCTTCGGGGGTGTCAGTGCGCGCCGAATTCTGGCCGTTCGACTCCTTGTACCACCGAGATCCACTGGGCTTTGACGGTAGCTACAACAGaaacgacagcaacaacaagtaCCATACAGGTCCGGCAACGTACACTACGCGGTTCCACGCACTGCTGCAAGATCTAGTGGCTGATCGTATCCTTCTGGCCCCCGTGGTTTCGCTGGACAAGCCTCGCTTGCGACGCGACGTCCATACCCGTTCAACTCCTCCATTCAACCCCCCAGCGACCGCCAACGGTACCCGACCCTCGACCGTCACTGTCGAAACTATTTTACCTACGGAGGTGGCGCCGGCGGCAGTCGAAAGCTTTCAAGCCTTTGCCAACCTAGCCACCTGCACCGCATTGTTTGCCAATGCGGACGCTTGGTCCAACTTTTGGGTAGGTGCCCAAGACGCCACGACACCCTCCAAGCGTAAGTGGCAGCTTGCCACCACTACACCACTGTCCCGACGTACCATGTACTGGGATCTATCGGCGAACGAGGCGTGCTTTGTGCGAGAGTATCGAGGTGACGGTGAGACATCTGATGCTTGCGTTTATCGGTTTACGCATGGCCTCTCGTACGCTGTAATCGGGCCAGCCGATTCCTCTAGTCATCCAACAGTCGCAGAGATTGTACCCATAACTAGGCTAGAAACTTGCCCATTTTCACCCTTGGTGCAGTTGGACGTCTTGGTTCATGACGAAACTTCTTTATCGGCTACTCTTGTTTCCAGACAAACACTCACCCCCGATACCGAGCTTCCGCACGCATCACTTGAAGCGTTGGAACAGAGTCGGTCGGCGTACCGTCAGCGCGGCTTTTGGAGGTTGATCGTTGGACTGGATCGCCGAAAGGGAGTCGCCAACAGCGGCCGGCTCTGGATGACCGTCGAAAACGACCACGACTGCGCCGCAACAGGAATTGTGTTGCAACAAATTCCACAGATTATTCAACCGATTTGGTCAACACTGACGTTGATCACAGAGAGTTATGCAACAGATGTAGCTGAAATTTCCTACTTGGCTTGGGCTGATCTGGATCAGCACAGTTTGCAAGTATTGGAGAACGGTTCACTGGAATTTTTGTTTACGCACATATTGCCCCCCAAGTCGTCTTTGACATTCTCGATTGACTACAACCCGTCCTTTCTACCCTTTGAAACTTTTCCCGGCGACGCTAACCGCGGATTTGAGTTACCACCAGCTCGAGTATTTTTACAATCAAGCTGCGTCTCGAACAAGACGACAGCGCAACCATTCGTCGTCAACACCACCTTGTACGGTGAATCGCTCTTACTTATGGCGCCACTTCCAGATATGAGCATGCCTTTTAACGTCTTATCTCTCTGTTGTACGTTGTACGCTTTTGTGTTGGGGTCCATATTGAATTTGGTCACACGGAAGGCGTCGGAAAAGATCAAGTACTCGATGGACCCGAGTGCGAAGCCAAAGTCCAAACTGGATCGCGTCCGAGAAAAGGCAAGGACCACTTACGATCGAATTGGAGCCAAGTGTAGAGGACGTCGAGCTATGGAGGAACACGAGAACGGAGCAAAATTGAAAAACGAGTAA
- a CDS encoding predicted protein: MTRFGIFLAFTAAFGIIRRGAYAQTDPDCLDAVADYVTCLGSNDGCTECETEFAPTDPTSTTFNLEDAVCPGVNCCRTCADAGRGFFQCAVTGLCTADTGISGCDLTCDPNTYPYTNEGTASDSACAQEESAFAGCLVRDACLSSCTETSLDELSNAQSLGTTTCDATQVAIDVLSGCCPLCGGEILAALQCADDNDPSTSCTFTLNDSGSTGGEGTGGSTGGGGAGGSTGGEGAGGSTGGEGTGGSTGGGGTGGSTGGNSAGIDEGSEVGNADGTSGGGMALGLESLMVMGVVTLLL; encoded by the coding sequence ATGACACGCTTCGGAATTTTTCTGGCCTTCACGGCAGCATTCGGAATCATCCGTCGCGGTGCTTACGCGCAAACTGATCCAGATTGCCTCGACGCTGTCGCCGATTACGTTACTTGCTTAGGGTCCAACGATGGGTGCACGGAATGTGAGACTGAATTTGCGCCTACCGATCCGACGTCGACTACGTTCAACCTTGAAGACGCTGTTTGTCCTGGTGTCAATTGTTGTCGAACTTGTGCGGATGCTGGTCGAGGCTTTTTTCAGTGTGCCGTGACCGGACTCTGCACTGCAGATACCGGTATATCTGGTTGCGACTTGACCTGCGATCCTAACACTTATCCTTACACCAACGAGGGTACAGCCAGTGATTCTGCATGCGCGCAGGAAGAGTCCGCCTTTGCTGGCTGCCTCGTGCGCGATGCATGTTTGAGTTCTTGTACGGAGACTTCGCTTGATGAATTAAGTAACGCGCAAAGTCTCGGGACGACAACTTGCGATGCGACTCAAGTCGCGATTGACGTTTTGTCGGGCTGTTGCCCGCTTTGCGGAGGCGAAATCTTGGCAGCTCTGCAGTGCGCCGACGATAACGACCCCAGCACTTCCTGTACTTTCACTCTAAATGATTCTGGATCTACCGGTGGAGAAGGAACTGGAGGATCTACCGGCGGAGGAGGAGCTGGAGGATCTACCGGTGGAGAAGGAGCTGGAGGATCTACCGGTGGAGAAGGAACTGGAGGATCTACCGGTGGAGGAGGGACCGGAGGCTCGACCGGTGGTAACAGTGCGGGTATAGACGAAGGTAGTGAGGTTGGCAATGCCGACGGAACCAGCGGTGGAGGCATGGCGCTTGGCCTTGAAAGCCTCATGGTGATGGGAGTGGTTACGCTCCTACTCTAG
- a CDS encoding predicted protein, with amino-acid sequence ELWKVFMTAAVPMAGFGFMDQTVMLQAGHVIDCTLGVAFGLSTLTAAAFGQVCSDASGVLFGGTLERLASNMGLRKANLTTAQRLLPVVQRTKLLGALGGVIFGCCLGLANLLFIDTKR; translated from the coding sequence GAATTGTGGAAGGTCTTTATGACTGCAGCTGTTCCAATGGCAGGCTTCGGTTTCATGGATCAAACCGTTATGTTACAAGCCGGGCACGTGATTGACTGCACTCTGGGTGTGGCCTTTGGATTGAGTACTTTAACCGCCGCCGCTTTTGGGCAAGTTTGCTCTGATGCTTCTGGCGTCTTGTTTGGTGGAACCTTGGAAAGGCTCGCATCTAACATGGGCTTACGAAAGGCCAATTTGACCACCGCCCAACGTCTGTTGCCAGTCGTGCAACGTACAAAGCTTCTGGGTGCACTCGGCGGCGTCATATTTGGTTGTTGTCTCGGCCTTGCCAATCTTTTGTTCATCGATACCAAGCGA
- a CDS encoding predicted protein, translating to MVLRTSLSSTMEPTTKTFKSASISPASTPSRGSSSPRRKSSKSLNKPAVIPQTQHSILWCGIARNHTPLARVLVGGKTQDHAKNVIALGRSIVKAEPKSGWDYFHFGNDEQEYGVRGVKFHVYERNAFAPGEKVTLRGLVEETFLNGQKVEVVAYYADQDKYRIRPDASLNAQETLLGDGTVKMTQTSACLFVEKLAVLSEALRGPWREVDRLGAQDMFAAVMQAQAEMYEAVGNEAFHEESLEYSKRVIENNIELLSEGSF from the exons ATGGTCTTGCGTACTAGTCTCAGCAGTACGATGGAACCCACAACAAAGACCTTCAAATCTGCCAGTATATCTCCTGCTTCAACCCCAAGCAGaggatcttcgtcgccgcGTCGAAAATCATCCAAGTCATTAAACAAACCGGCCGTCATACCCCAAACCCAGCACTCCATTCTCTGGTGTGGCATCGCTCGCAATCACACTCCTCTAGCCCGTGTATTGGTTGGTGGGAAAACCCAGGATCACGCAAAAAATGTAATTGCTTTGGGTCGTTCCATAGTCAAGGCGGAACCGAAATCTGGCTGGGATTACTTTCAtttcggcaacgacgaacAAGAGTACGGAGTTCGCGGTGTCAAGTTTCACGTATACGAACGTAACGCCTTTGCGCCAGGTGAGAAGGTCACCCTTCGAGGTCTGGTCGAAGAAACTTTTTTGAACGGTCAAAAAGTCGAAGTGGTTGCGTACTACGCCGATCAAGATAAGTACCGGATCCGTCCCGATGCCTCGTTGAATGCACAAGAAACTTTGCTGGGAGATGGCACAGT AAAGATGACGCAAACGTCGGCCTGTTTGTTTGTGGAAAAACTAGCGGTTCTTTCCGAAGCGTTGAGGGGACCGTGGCGCGAGGTAGACCGCCTTGGGGCTCAAGATATGTTTGCTGCCGTTATGCAGGCCCAGGCTGAAATGTATGAAGCCGTTGGCAACGAAGCCTTTCACGAAGAGTCCTTGGAATATTCGAAACGCGTAATTGAAAACAATATCGAGCTCTTGTCCGAAGGGAGCTTTTAG
- a CDS encoding predicted protein yields MISKGKMTRFGIFLVFTAAFGTARHGAYAQTDPAADCLNAVADYVACLASNDDCTDCDAEFMPLDPSSTSFNLEEAVCPAVNCCQTCADAARGFYQCFVGSLCTADFDISGCDLICDPTTYPYTNEGTASDSPCAQEESAFAGCIVRDACLSS; encoded by the coding sequence ATGATATCGAAAGGTAAAATGACGCGCTTTGGAATCTTCCTAGTCTTCACGGCAGCATTCGGAACGGCCCGTCACGGTGCTTACGCGCAAACCGATCCAGCAGCGGACTGCCTCAACGCTGTCGCCGATTACGTTGCTTGCCTAGCAAGTAATGACGATTGTACGGATTGTGACGCTGAGTTCATGCCATTGGATCCATCGTCCACTTCGTTCAACCTTGAAGAAGCCGTTTGCCCTGCTGTCAACTGTTGTCAAACTTGTGCGGATGCTGCTCGAGGCTTTTATCAGTGCTTTGTCGGTTCATTGTGCACCGCAGATTTCGACATATCTGGTTGCGACTTGATCTGCGATCCTACCACTTATCCCTATACCAACGAGGGCACGGCCAGTGATTCTCCGTGTGCGCAGGAAGAGTCCGCCTTTGCTGGCTGCATCGTGCGCGATGCATGTTTGAGCTCT